A genomic region of Anopheles coustani chromosome 3, idAnoCousDA_361_x.2, whole genome shotgun sequence contains the following coding sequences:
- the LOC131269027 gene encoding carbohydrate sulfotransferase 11-like — MVKVRAPMGSGRRRTESVGPGHQTPLTTGTVVRWSAVGILVTCSVLVLILPWPLPYEQTVDEIMEERSGYLQEQCRMIAEATGNGSDHLFPASGGSRQYQQPFHNYFLQPRLGLLWCSISKVASTTWMYQFNRWAGVPGEKIAYAASDLKALARMYYPVPTRTEVQQMKQNPEQFAESPVVRFLLVRDPIDRFVSAYEDLIVRPQSANYRNLRRFIFREVHGVDVPAGTTQSGNATSLPVPSFSDFTEFVLRKTRVLDPHWNTYYNLCDPCFLQPTVIVKLETYERDVTYLLQRLNLTSTPGAGDRFEVHRLNVNNHRASAGDFQGDPEAKRASTMARLVELSGEQFERLYRRYELDFRLFQYDASQYFALFRDD; from the exons ATGGTGAAGGTTCGAGCTCCGATGGGCTCGGGTCGTCGACGAACTGAAAGCGTTGGACCGGGCCATCAAACTCCGCTCACAACCGGCACCGTGGTCCGGTGGAGTGCCGTGGGAATCCTGGTAACCTGCTCGGTGCTGGTGTTGATCCTACCGTGGCCTCTGCCTTACGAGCAAACCGTCGATGAGATCATGGAGGAGCGCTCCGGGTACCTTCAGGAACAGTGCCGCATGATCGCGGAAGCCACTGGGAACGGGTCGGACCATCTTTTTCCCGCATCTGGTGGTTCCCGACAGTACCAGCAGCCGTTTCACAACTACTTCCTCCAACCGCGGCTCGGGTTGCTctggtgttcgatcagcaaggTGGCCTCCACGACCTGGATGTACCAGTTCAATCGGTGGGCCGGTGTACCGGGAGAAAAGATCGCATACGCGGCGAGCGATCTGAAGGCGCTGGCACGCATGTACTATCCCGTGCCAACGCGGACGGAAGTTCAGCAGATGAAGCAGAACCCGGAGCAGTTCGCTGAATCGCCTGTGGTGCGGTTCCTGCTGGTACGTGACCCGATCGATCGGTTCGTCAGTGCGTACGAAGATCTGATCGTACGTCCGCAGAGCGCCAACTATCGTAACCTGCGGCGGTTCATCTTCCGGGAGGTGCACGGTGTCGACGTACCGG CCGGGACCACACAGAGTGGCAACGCCACGTCTCTGCCGGTGCCGAGCTTCAGCGACTTTACCGAGTTCGTGTTGCGCAAGACCAGGGTGCTGGATCCGCACTGGAACACCTACTACAACCTGTGCGATCCGTGCTTCCTGCAGCCGACCGTGATCGTCAAGCTGGAAACGTACGAGCGGGACGTCACCTATCTGCTGCAGCGGCTCAACCTAACCTCAACCCCCGGCGCCGGCGATCGGTTCGAGGTACACCGGCTGAATGTAAATAACCATCGGGCGTCCGCCGGGGACTTCCAAGGCGATCCTGAAGCGAAGCGGGCTTCCACGATGGCTCGCTTGGTGGAGCTGAGTGGCGAACAGTTCGAACGGTTGTACCGCCGGTACGAGCTGGACTTTCGGTTGTTCCAGTATGACGCGAGCCAATACTTTGCACTGTTCCGCGATGACTGA